Proteins from one Penicillium digitatum chromosome 2, complete sequence genomic window:
- a CDS encoding Reverse transcriptase, putative, with the protein MAVAGGGRKPNSPPETEFSKAPPKKPRNHFSTMEELAQSAREVLNTMENDGRGEIYIINFVKSVEQYALNSLKGDKPQVQVMEKVQQALNRLDQRMDSIEKATTAIKATATTPSTQTSNSNDSAAFWARLQKWGQGTGSGPPPSLPTSNGSSSIGVSPAELREDREIIVKIRDSDTRETLRRRTPREIVEQAERTREQAARRKASAPLGGGCHFLAAKVLPSGDVKMTANSASGAELLRKHADGWLKSFGPAAHVRKPTWGVVARGIDTKTMLLTQESMAGMAKELVRQNSHSWGDTQVEILHLGWLVKPGKRREGSIIIEFTDPVVANQAITQGTLWQHQVHQTTRFCREGRSKLCLKCQKPGHVHSQCLNEYQCGHCAKQHPTWECAKQGDVEVKCANCGGGHRPTSDACEVRTAAKEGARLALANSPLFHRVPLHFRQRETTKGSTTTSQSQQGLDTPIHAPQQTAQRTTIYRAAPTSNRTVIASHPTENAPHPTENASHPTKEIRRMYTKVGVEKPQRRKEPSHVMRTRSRTSEDDDLPIIPEELAETASAVSQSARSLRSQNQETMQFMTDPEKQLQTSYKKRRMTAPADDMAEDYVMDEQPRTTRRYQLVRHKVAEIDEDAEEEFHDASEHSDDPGTDTNNTTTSQ; encoded by the coding sequence atggctgtcgccggtggtggaagaaaaccaaattcgccccctgaaacagagttttcaaaggcaccccccaagaaaccacggaaccactttagtaccatggaggagctcgctcagagtgctagagaggtgctgaacacaatggaaaatgacggaagaggtgagatatatattatcaactttgtgaaatccgtcgagcaatacgcactgaactccctgaagggggacaaaccgcaggttcaggtcatggaaaaggtgcaacaggcactcaaccgactcgaccagcgtatggatagcatcgaaaaagctacgacggcgatcaaagcaacagcaacgacaccgtccacacaaacaagcaattcgaacgactcggcagccttctgggcacggctccagaaatggggacaagggaccggctccggcccccccccatctctcccgacaagcaatggatcatcctcgatcggagtttcgccagctgagctccgcgaagatcgagagattatcgtcaagattcgtgacagcgacacccgcgaaaccctccgccggcggacaccaagggagatcgtcgagcaggctgagaggacacgggagcaagccgcccggaggaaagccagtgccccccttggtggtggctgccacttcttagcggcgaaggttctcccctctggggatgtgaagatgacggcgaatagcgcttccggtgcggagttgctacgaaagcatgctgacggctggttgaaatcattcggcccagcagcacatgttaggaagccgacatggggggtagtagcgcgcggtatcgatacgaagacgatgctgttgacacaggagtcgatggcggggatggcgaaggagctggtacgccaaaacagccactcatggggtgatacccaggttgaaatcctccaccttggctggctagtaaaacctggcaagcgtcgtgaaggctctatcatcattgaattcaccgacccggtggttgcaaaccaggcgatcacgcagggtacgctctggcagcaccaagtgcaccagactacccgcttctgccgagaaggccgttcgaaattatgcctgaaatgtcagaaaccaggacatgtacactcacagtgtctaaacgaataccagtgcggccactgtgcgaagcaacacccgacctgggagtgtgctaagcaaggggacgtcgaagtgaaatgcgccaattgtggcggaggccataggccaacgagcgacgcatgcgaagtaagaacagcagcgaaagaaggggcaagactagcactggctaacagccctctattccatcgtgtgccactccacttccggcaaagggagactacgaagggtagtaccactacctcccagtcccaacagggactcgataccccaatccacgcgccgcagcaaactgcacagcgcacgacgatatatcgggcagcacctacatcgaatcggacggtgatcgcatcgcatccgacagagaacgcacctcatccgacagagaacgcatcgcatccgacaaaagaaattcggaggatgtatacaaaggttggggtggagaagccccaacgaagaaaggagcccagccatgtgatgcgaactagatcgagaacgtcggaggatgacgatctacctatcataccagaggagctcgctgaaactgcctcagcagtaagccagtcggctcgctctttgaggtcacagaaccaagagactatgcagttcatgacagatccggagaaacagctccagacgtcatataagaagaggaggatgacagcaccagctgatgatatggcggaggactacgttatggatgaacaaccccgaacgactcggcgataccaactggtacgacacaaagttgctgaaatcgacgaagatgcggaagaggagttccatgatgcgtcggagcacagtgatgatccaggaacagacaccaacaacaccaccacatctcaatga